One segment of Drosophila mauritiana strain mau12 chromosome 3R, ASM438214v1, whole genome shotgun sequence DNA contains the following:
- the LOC117144488 gene encoding E3 ubiquitin-protein ligase TRIP12 isoform X2, giving the protein MAESVKSQSLSALTEGQHDDGGSTATSATLANKTSGTNTPSSSNHSSQRRRNNNTNSNRKKSHHKNKKRNTSATSGPTVSSSVDVVPATSIASATSTRRSRSQGRHSSSAARSSKESQISKRSVGATRSPSSPAFNSIPVVSDQSLSPGSRKRQLNQHNNTNNRASSSQQSAPGGDQLVCAPLKKRRLQQSLGPGIGEGAVEIDLGAASFDHTPRQASGDCVAQRTRSKTISPEELPSTSSAAAARHQQIRLSASSTSFSSIHRNKRKASIGGSLAAVETTPHRGTAAARAGRSGNLLNYYRKTRKVSHTRSSQKLEKQPIPAEETTANRNGSAGSGSSSKSGGIPKNRKSLRQAQQNLLDTEAAEVDSAGAETGGEQQQQSEHGNLDVIDHLPTPEAGPNQSEASGVHNQSQLEADCQTVEQDEDDEEDDEEEEEEEEEEVGFYGIVNSAGSSYEEDTQIVAEEDEITTEEEVDDEDDDELEEEDLSESEFAQQLIGELGGERQQPQRAINNAKKTKNNTPAVAAASTIKATTTATTSSGYQQRAAPHGQGAGPGAGGGGPRATRSGNSNSSNNVVDYSIMPHLTTGATTTPYALTPQQHQQQQPPQPPSHQQQQVHQQQQPPQLLPTHQFAHLSPFVTPTAAAAAAAAAAHYPPASAAAAYFAQQQHHQHQQQQHVQQAQTPQPHYYHSSVAVLHQPPPHHFTSTGAGPPPALFQQQPPPQLTRYTPATATTAATFVPPQQQQVVYNPQQQQQQHSSLRRSSRGKTGSCVSSAAAAQQQHHQQQQQHSSAAAAVQQQLLPPPGTYQYQQVGGNTVVVAVRHQQQLQQQQQQQQQQQLALHHQHQQQQRATLVQPGFLFSYRSNQPQQQQQPAQQIHQGPKVTHSSASDALTYSLMAQQPPSGPPHAGGQQITPGANSANLSIVAAALSAARDVGGGTGGGGSAGGATPATGASASSVGNTSAVGASSSSNSSAGQAASSSNSNNVTATGSGSAPGGGPTSTGTTSGTQHGSGSGAAAAADSESDDSEVGRLQALLEARGLPPHLFGALGPRMTHILHRTIGNSSSSKANQLLQGLQSHDESQQLQAAIEMCQMLVMGNEDTLAGFPIKQVVPALIQLLRMEHNFDIMNNACRALAYMLEALPRSSGTVVEAVPVFLEKLQVIQCMDVAEQSLSALEILSRRHNKAILQANGISACLTYLDFFSIVAQRAALAIAANCCLNMHPEEFHFVAESLPLLARLLSQQDKKCIESVCSAFCRLVESFQHDGQRLQQIASPDLLKNCQQLLLVTPAILNTGTFTAVVRMLSLMCCSCPDLAISLLRNDIAATLLYLLTGNAEPAAASATHVELISRSPSELYELTCLIGELMPRLPLDGIFAVDSLLDRPTLNTQDQVHWQWRDDRGSWHNYSTIDSRLIEAANQSSEDEISLSTFGRTYTVDFHAMQQINEDTGTTRPVQRRLNHNYVAPMSAGQDLTTTSAGSAASGGASTSAAAAAASSNNNNNNNNNPPGNSVNLNQVKRRPSLDARIACLKEERGLAADFIKHIFNVLYEVYSSSAGPNVRYKCLRALLRMVYYATPELLRQVLKYQLVSSHIAGMLGSNDLRIVVGALQMAEILMRQLPDVFGTHFRREGVIYQFTQLTDPNNPICANPSPKPLSTTATPTANAGGSQSAPASANSLQVNPFFMDSAPGVSSASTTPSSSKHQSYSVKSFSHAMNAITASAKGTPTAALDATSSSTTAGGYNYSSSAPSSSSGAPAAYFVTQQGDPRQYVHFQQPAVPPPPPQLELLPTGVQQQGQQVPQVIYQPHHQQPAHLVLASTSSAAASASSSSSSSSSASALQHKMTDMLKRKAPPKRKSQSGGRAKSRQEDAAVAPAGSGPGGAPPSSSGSAMHELLSRATSLGSGNGGRSTPSSGGGSGSSKSRFNAGNSSNAGSSKSSFLASLNPARWGRQTTHHHHHQSQQQHHGLSKDSGNSNSTGSGSGAGLAYTVSQHGTGSGAGGLNAAAVAASISKSISHANLLAAANRERARQWVREQAVDFVKRYTEQEAKRSKAASESGATQSGSSGVGLSSTGNTPLSTAGSTNVLERLSSILFKLNGSYHDCLDALLELKTILLESDISPFEVNHSGLIKAMLNYMTSETGLVERDARLRSFMHVFAGLPLEPLLQNVGQMPTIEPIAFGAFVAKLNGCVTQLEQFPVKVHDFPAGPGGRSNQSALRFFNTHQLKCNLQRHPQCNNLRQWKGGTVKIDPLAMVQAIERYLVVRGYGGIRAESDDDSEEDMDDNVAAVVLSQASFRHKLQFTIGDHVLPYNMTVYQAVKQFSPLVSEQPETDNESETLLGNASIWVQQHTIHYRPVEEEVTSGAAAGAASSSSSCSSGVQKQQSTSSSASSCVNATSSCSSSSGVASGGGSSTKKAHKSSSKFMRKKTELWHEGIAPGVISALKPFLSSSLPADVVTVQDASLDALCMLRVIHALNRHWDHLYGCVVRQNIIPQSDFIHPKIMAKANRQLQDPLVIMTGNLPQWLPQIGMACPFLFPFETRHLLFYATSFDRDRALQRLLDTTPDLNAAESSERVAPRLDRRKRAISRTEILKQAEHILQDFGHSKALLEIQYENEVGTGLGPTLEFYALVSAELQRTDLGLWNGSDSYKQNSVTIVDVVKANSAVLHIEDALEATTMDQNTPAVAGASLVSSTTTTTTTTAQSHQHPPTRSSSRSHVLRSGAGQQPVEHSSSSTGANENALNMIIAQQFSDTNTANPAAIDNPSSTTTATTVVQQNTTTNNSSIITTTTTTSYVHAVHGLFPLPLGKSSKLPQMTKAKAKFKFLGKFMAKAVMDSRMLDLPFSLPFYRWLVSEEHSIGLADLMRVAPEVQNTLVRLQDLVRQREYILSDPNIDAMEKTEKIEQLDLDGCPIADLGLDFVLPGHANIELCRGGRDTPVTVHNLHQYISLVTYWFLIEGVQKQFEALREGFDSVFPIQRLRMFYPEELECVFCGSGSDQQQSRWETKMLQESCRTDHGFHQESQAIQYLYEILASYNRDEQRAFLQFVTGSPRLPTGGFKALTPPLTIVRKTLDENQNPNDYLPSVMTCVNYLKLPDYSSREVMRQKLKVAANEGSMSFHLS; this is encoded by the exons ATGGCCGAATCCGTTAAAAGTCAATCGCTCTCTGCATTGACGGAGGGGCAGCACGACGACGGTGGttcaacagcaacatcagcgaCATTGGCTAATAAAACCAGTGGGACCAACACTCCAAGTTCATCCAATCACTCGTCCCAGAGGCgacgcaacaacaacacaaacaGCAACAGAAAAAAGAGCCACCACAAAAACAAGAAACGCAACACATCGGCTACATCAGGGCCAACTGTAAGCTCCTCCGTCGACGTAGTACCCGCCACCTCGATTGCATCTGCAACCTCCACCCGTCGGTCTCGCAGTCAAGGTCGCCACTCCTCCTCCGCAGCCCGCAGCAGCAAGGAGTCACAAATCTCCAAGCGCTCCGTGGGAGCCACCCGCTCCCCATCCTCGCCAGCATTCAACTCCATCCCAGTCGTCAGCGATCAATCGCTATCGCCCGGCAGTCGTAAGCGTCAGCTTAACCAGCACAACAACACTAACAACAGAGCCAGCAGTAGCCAACAAT CGGCACCCGGGGGAGATCAGCTGGTTTGCGCGCCCCTAAAAAAACGCCGCTTGCAGCAGTCTTTGGGACCCGGTATCGGCGAGGGAGCGGTAGAAATCGACTTAGGTGCAGCAAGCTTTGACCACACTCCTCGTCAGGCATCCGGAGACTGTGTTGCACAGCGCACTCGATCTAAGACCATTTCGCCGGAGGAGTTGCCAAGCACAAGCAGCGCTGCGGCAGCACGCCATCAGCAGATTCGCCTCAGTGCCAGCTCTACCAGCTTCTCAAGCATCCATCGAAACAAACGCAAGGCCAGTATTGGAGGATCGTTAGCTGCGGTCGAGACCACTCCGCATAGAGGAACAGCAGCTGCTCGCGCCGGACGCAGCGGTAACCTGCTAAACTACTATAGAAAAACGCGCAAGGTTAGCCACACACGCTCCTCCCAAAAGTTGGAAAAGCAGCCTATACCAGCGGAGGAAACGACGGCCAACCGGAACGGATCAGCCGGATCTGGATCCAGTAGCAAGTCAGGTGGGATACCCAAGAACAGGAAGAGCCTGCGTCAAGCACAGCAGAACCTGCTGGATACAGAGGCGGCAGAAGTAGACAGTGCTGGTGCTGAAACTGGAGgtgaacagcagcagcagtcagAGCACGGAAATCTGGACGTGATCGACCATCTGCCGACCCCTGAAGCTGGTCCTAATCAATCAGAGGCATCAGGAGTCCACAACCAGAGTCAATTGGAGGCGGATTGCCAGACCGTGGAGCAGGACGAagacgacgaggaggacgacgaggaagaggaagaagaggaggaagaggaggtGGGCTTCTACGGGATTGTAAACTCTGCGGGCTCGTCATACGAGGAAGACACACAAATCGTTGCCGAGGAGGACGAGATCACAACGGAGGAGGAAGTTgacgacgaggacgacgacgaaCTCGAGGAAGAAGACCTCTCGGAAAGCGAATTCGCCCAGCAACTTATTGGTGAACTTGGTG GAGAACGACAACAACCTCAACGTGCCATCAACAACGCAAAAAAAACCAAGAACAACACACCGGCGGTAGCAGCGGCAAGCACTATCAAggcgacaacaacagcaacaacgtcGTCCGGCTATCAGCAACGTGCCGCCCCCCATGGACAGGGGGCGGGTCCAGGCGCTGGAGGGGGCGGTCCGCGTGCCACgcgcagcggcaacagcaactcCAGCAACAACGTTGTTGACTACAGCATCATGCCGCACCTCACAACGGGCGCAACAACCACACCATATGCCTTGACACCGCAacagcaccaacaacaacaaccgccACAACCTCCGTCgcatcagcaacaacaagtacaccaacaacaacagccaccTCAATTGCTGCCCACACATCAGTTTGCACACTTGTCGCCCTTTGTGACACcgacagcagcggcagcagcagcagcagcggcggcccACTATCCCCcagcttctgctgctgccgcttactttgcacagcagcaacaccatcagcatcagcaacaacaacacgtGCAGCAGGCGCAGACACCGCAGCCACACTATTACCATAGTTCAGTGGCTGTGTTGCATCAACCTCCACCGCACCATTTTACCTCCACAGGGGCAGGACCACCGCCAGCACTCTTTCAGCAGCAGCCACCGCCGCAGCTAACCCGCTACACGCCAGCAACAGCTACAACAGCGGCTACGTTTGTGCctccgcagcagcaacaggttGTCTACAAcccgcaacagcagcagcagcagcactccTCACTGCGACGCAGTTCACGTGGCAAGACGGGTTCTTGTGTGAGTTCGGCAGCGgcagcacagcagcagcaccatcagcagcagcagcaacatagctctgctgctgctgctgtacaGCAGCAATTGCTGCCACCGCCTGGTACCTATCAATACCAACAGGTGGGCGGCAATACCGTTGTAGTTGCCGTGCGTCATCAGCaacagctgcaacagcagcagcagcagcaacaacagcagcaattgGCTTTacatcatcagcatcagcaacagcagcgtgCCACGCTCGTGCAGCCGGGATTCTTGTTCAGCTATCGCAGCAATCAaccccagcagcaacagcaaccagCGCAGCAAATACATCAGGGCCCCAAAGTGACGCACAGCAGTG CTTCGGATGCTTTAACATATAGTTTGATGGCACAACAACCGCCAAGTGGACCGCCGCATGCAGGTGGACAGCAAATAACGCCAG GTGCAAACTCTGCCAATCTAAGCATTGTAGCGGCCGCTCTGAGTGCCGCTCGTGACGTCGGAGGAGGAACCGGCGGAGGAGGATCAGCGGGAGGCGCAACGCCAGCTACTGGAGCATCGGCTTCATCCGTAGGAAACACCAGCGCAGTGGGCGCgtcgagcagcagcaacagcagtgcCGGCCaagcagccagcagcagcaacagcaacaatgtgACTGCAACAGGATCGGGGTCGGCTCCTGGCGGAGGACCTACAAGTACCGGGACGACCAGTGGCACTCAGCATGGCAGTGGATCGGGGGCAGCTGCAGCCGCTGATTCGGAAAGCGATGACAGTGAGGTCGGTCGTCTACAGGCTTTGCTCGAAGCTCGCGGACTGCCGCCCCATTTATTCGGTGCCCTTGGCCCAAGGATGACACATATTCTCCACCGAACCATTGGTAACAGCAGCAGTTCCAAGGCCAATCAACTTCTGCAAGGATTACAATCCCACGACGAATCCCAGCAGCTGCAGGCTGCCATTGAAATGTGCCAGATGCTCGTGATGGGCAACGAGGACACCCTAGCCGGTTTTCCAATCAAGCAAGTGGTACCTGCTCTGATACAACTCCTTCGTATGGAGCACAACTTTGATATAATGAACAATGCCTGTAGGGCATTGGCATACATGCTAGAAGCTTTGCCCCGCTCGTCAGGCACCGTGGTGGAGGCGGTTCCAGTCTTTCTAGAGAAACTTCAGGTCATCCAATGCATGGATGTGGCTGAGCAAAGCTTGTCCGCCTTGGAGATTCTGTCACGGCGTCACAACAAGGCCATCCTGCAAGCAAACGGAATTTCGGCCTGCCTCACCTATTTGGACTTCTTTTCGATTGTGGCTCAGCGCGCTGCTTTGGCGATTGCGGCTAATTGCTGCCTAAACATGCATCCGGAGGAATTCCACTTTGTGGCGGAAAGCTTGCCTCTACTAGCTCGCTTGCTCTCCCAGCAGGATAAAAAATGCATTGAAAGCGTTTGTTCTGCATTCTGTCGTCTAGTGGAGAGTTTCCAGCACGACGGCCAGCGCTTGCAGCAAATCGCTAGTCCGGACCTGTTGAAGAACTGCCAGCAATTACTGCTGGTAACACCAGCCATCCTGAATACAGGAACCTTCACAGCCGTCGTTCGGATGCTAAGTCTAATGTGTTGCAGCTGTCCAGACTTGGCAATTTCCTTACTAAGGAACGATATAGCGGCCACCCTGCTTTATTTGCTCACCGGAAATGCGGAGCCGGCTGCTGCCAGTGCTACCCACGTGGAGCTGATCTCACGCTCGCCTTCAGAGCTGTACGAACTTACCTGCCTCATTGGGGAGCTAATGCCGCGCCTTCCTTTGGATGGAATCTTCGCTGTGGACTCACTGCTGGACAGACCCACGCTTAATACCCAGGACCAGGTGCATTGGCAGTGGCGCGATGATCGTGGCTCGTGGCACAACTATTCTACAATTGATTCGCGCCTGATCGAGGCAGCCAACCAAAGCAGTGAGGACGAGATAAGCCTGAGCACCTTTGGACGGACCTACACTGTCGATTTTCATGCCATGCAGCAAATAAATGAGGACACGGGCACTACACGACCCGTTCAACGTCGTCTTAACCATAACTATGTGGCTCCCATGTCTGCGGGCCAGGACTTGACTACAACATCTGCTGGATCAGCAGCCTCGGGAGGAGCGTCCACGTCCGCTGCAGCCGCGGCAGCGTCCtccaacaacaataacaacaataataataatccaCCAGGCAACAGTGTCAACCTCAATCAAGTAAAGCGCCGTCCATCTCTGGATGCTAGAATCGCATGCCTTAAG GAGGAGCGGGGTCTGGCTGCGGACTTTATCAAGCACATCTTTAACGTACTGTACGAAGTGTACAGTTCTTCTGCCGGACCAAATGTGCGTTACAAGTGCCTGCGCGCCCTTCTGCGGATGGTGTACTATGCCACGCCGGAGCTGTTGCGCCAGGTGCTCAAGTATCAGCTCGTCTCTAGCCACATTGCTGGCATGCTGGGAAGCAATGATTTGCGCATCGTTGTGGGAGCTCTTCAAATGGCTGAGATCTTAATGCGCCAACTTCCCGATGTCTTTGGCACGCACTTTCGTCGTGAGGGAGTTATCTACCAGTTCACTCAGCTCACTGATCCAAACAATCCGATATGCGCGAATCCCTCGCCGAAACCGCTTAGCACaacagccacgcccaccgccaaTGCAGGCGGATCACAATCGGCTCCTGCCTCCGCCAACAGCCTGCAAGTAAATCCCTTTTTCATGGATAGTGCTCCGGGTGTGTCGAGTGCTTCCACGACTCCCAGCAGTAGCAAGCATCAATCGTACAGCGTGAAGAGCTTCTCGCATGCCATGAACGCCATAACAGCCAGCGCCAAAGGAACTCCTACTGCAGCGTTGGACGCCACAAGCTCATCTACCACAGCTGGTGGTTATAATTACAGCAGCTCGGCACCGTCTTCTTCCTCCGGAGCACCCGCTGCCTACTTTGTGACCCAACAGGGAGATCCGCGCCAGTACGTGCACTTTCAGCAGCCGGCCgttccaccaccaccaccgcagTTGGAACTGTTACCAACGGGAGTTCAGCAGCAAGGGCAGCAGGTGCCTCAGGTGATCTACCAGCCACATCATCAACAGCCTGCACATTTAGTGCTGGCCTCCACCAGCAGTGCCGCTGCTTCGGCGTCCTCATCTtcgtcctcctcgtcctcggcgTCTGCGCTGCAGCACAAGATGACGGACATGCTAAAGCGAAAAGCTCCTCCGAAGCGTAAATCGCAGAGCGGTGGCAGGGCAAAATCTAGACAAGAAGATGCAGCCGTCGCACCAGCGGGATCTGGACCAGGGGGAGCACCTCCTTCTTCGTCCGGCTCAGCTATGCATGAACTTCTCAGCCGTGCCACAA GTCTTGGTAGCGGCAACGGTGGCAGAAGTACGCCAAGTTCGGGAGGTGGCTCTGGGAGCTCCAAGTCCCGCTTTAACGCCGGAAACTCGTCTAATGCCGGATCGAGCAAATCTTCGTTCCTGGCTTCGCTCAATCCAGCTCGCTGGGGCCGTCAAACgacccatcatcatcatcaccagtctcagcagcagcatcatggTCTTTCTAAAGATTCCGGCAACTCGAACTCAACAGGTTCCGGATCCGGAGCTGGTTTAGCATACACGGTGAGCCAACATGGCACTGGTAGTGGAGCCGGAGGACTGAACGCTGCAGCCGTTGCGGCGAGTATCAGCAAGAGCATTTCCCACGCCAATCTCCTAGCGGCGGCCAACAGAGAGAGAGCGCGTCAGTGGGTCCGCGAACAGGCTGTGGATTTTGTAAAGCGTTACACTGAGCAGGAGGCCAAAAGGAGCAAGGCGGCATCCGAGAGTGGTGCCACTCAGAGCGGAAGTAGTGGAGTGGGATTATCGTCTACGGGCAATACTCCATTGTCCACAGCGGGCAGTACCAATGTCCTGGAGCGTTTGTCCAGCATTCTGTTCAAGCTTAACGGGAGCTACCACGACTGTTTAGATGCTCTCCTCGAGCTGAAGACCATCCTTTTGGAGAGCGACATCTCTCCCTTCGAGGTAAATCATTCGGGCCTGATCAAAGCCATGCTCAACTATATGACTAGCGAGACTGGTCTGGTTGAGCGCGATGCACGCCTGCGCAGCTTTATGCATGTATTTGCTGGCCTTCCATTAGAGCCTCTGCTGCAAAACGTCGGCCAGATGCCAACTATCGAGCCGATAGCCTTCGGAGCCTTTGTGGCCAAGTTAAATGGTTGTGTCACGCAACTAGAACAGTTCCCCGTTAAGGTACATGACTTTCCTGCCGGTCCTGGTGGAAGGTCCAATCAGAGTGCTCTGCGTTTCTTCAACACTCATCAGCTTAAG TGCAACCTGCAACGGCATCCGCAGTGCAATAACCTACGTCAGTGGAAGGGCGGCACTGTAAAGATCGACCCCTTGGCCATGGTCCAGGCCATCGAGCGTTACCTGGTGGTGCGCGGCTATGGTGGCATCCGTGCAGAATCCGACGACGACAGTGAAGAGGATATGGATGACAATGTGGCGGCAGTGGTGTTGAGCCAGGCGAGCTTTAGACACAAGCTGCAGTTTACGATTGGGGATCACGTGTTGCCCTATAACATGACGGTTTATCAGGCGGTCAAGCAGTTCTCGCCACTGGTCAGTGAACAGCCTGAGACGGACAACGAGTCTGAGACTCTTTTAGGAAACGCTAGTATATGGGTGCAGCAGCATACTATTCACTATCGTCCTGTAGAGGAGGAAGTGACTTCGGGAGCGGCTGCGGGAGCAGCATCCAGCAGCAGTTCGTGTAGCAGTGGCGTGCAAAAACAGCAGAGTACTTCGAGCTCCGCATCCAGCTGTGTAAACGCTACCTCTTCGTGCTCCTCATCTTCTGGAGTGGCAAGCGGTGGCGGGTCGTCAACAAAGAAGGCTCACAAATCTAGCAGCAAGTTCATGCGCAAGAAGACTGAGCTATGGCACGAAGGAATAGCTCCAGGAGTGATTTCAGCTCTAAAGCCTTTCCTTAGCAGCTCTCTTCCAGCTGATGTTGTGACCGTACAAGACGCCTCACTGGATGCACTATGCATGCTGCGAGTTATTCATGCTCTAAACCGTCACTGGGACCATCTCTACGGTTGTGTGGTGCGCCAAAACATTATCCCCCAGTCAGACTTTATACATCCTAAGATTATGGCCAAAGCGAATCGCCAGCTGCAGGATCCGCTTGTCATCATGACGGGCAATCTACCACAGTGGCTTCCCCAGATAGGCATGGCCTGTCCCTTCCTTTTCCCCTTCGAGACTCGTCATCTGCTTTTCTACGCAACCAGCTTTGATCGGGATCGCGCTTTGCAGCGTCTGTTGGACACTACCCCCGATCTTAATGCAGCGGAGTCTTCAGAACGCGTTGCTCCTCGCCTTGATCGCCGCAAGCGCGCAATTTCCCGGACAGAGATACTCAAACAGGCGGAGCACATCCTGCAGGACTTTGGGCATTCGAAGGCACTGCTGGAAATTCAGTACGAGAATGAGGTTGGAACGGGTCTGGGACCTACATTGGAGTTCTACGCGTTGGTTTCTGCAGAGCTGCAGCGTACCGATCTTGGCCTATGGAATGGCAGTGATAGCTACAAACAGAACTCTGTGACCATTGTAGACGTAGTCAAGGCTAACAGCGCTGTGCTGCACATCGAGGATGCTCTTGAGGCAACCACCATGGACCAGAACACTCCAGCAGTAGCAGGAGCGTCGCTTGtgagcagcaccaccaccactacaACAACCACCGCTCAATCACACCAGCATCCACCCACCCGCTCTAGCAGTCGTTCGCACGTCTTGCGTAGCGGAGCTGGCCAACAGCCGGTGGAGCACAGCTCCTCTAGCACCGGCGCAAATGAGAATGCTTTAAATATGATTATAGCACAGCAATTTAGTGATACAAACACTGCTAACCCAGCAGCGATTGATAATCCCAGCAGCACCACTACCGCAACAACGGTTGTACAGCAGAACACCACTACGAATAACTCAAGCATTATCACGACTACAACCACAACAAGTTATGTGCATGCGGTGCATGGCCTGTTCCCTTTGCCTCTGGGTAAATCTTCAAAGCTTCCGCAGATGACCAAAGCCAAGGCCAAATTCAAGTTCTTGGGAAAGTTCATGGCAAAGGCGGTGATGGACAGTCGCATG TTGGATTTGCCATTTTCTCTGCCATTCTATCGCTGGTTAGTCAGCGAAGAGCATTCAATTGGCCTGGCCGATCTGATGCGTGTGGCCCCGGAGGTCCAAAACACTCTGGTGCGACTCCAAGACTTGGTTCGCCAGCGTGAGTACATTCTATCCGATCCAAACATCGATGCCATGGAAAAGACTGAAAAG ATTGAACAGCTAGACTTGGATGGCTGCCCAATTGCTGACCTAGGCTTGGACTTCGTATTGCCCGGACATGCCAATATAGAGTTGTGCCGCGGCGGTCGCGATACACCTGTCACTGTGCACAACCTTCATCAGTACATCTCCCTGGTCACATACTGGTTCCTTATCGAGGGTGTCCAGAAACAGTTTGAGGCTTTGCGGGAAG GTTTTGATTCCGTTTTTCCAATTCAACGCTTGCGAATGTTCTATCCAGAGGAGTTGGAGTGCGTTTTCTGCGGATCGGGCAGCGATCAACAGCAGTCGCGATGGGAAACCAAGATGCTGCAGGAGAGCTGCCGCACCGATCATGGATTCCACCAGGAATCGCAAGCTATCCAATATCTGTATGAGATCCTGGCCTCGTACAACCGCGACGAACAGCGCGCCTTCTTGCAGTTTGTGACTGGATCACCACGCCTTCCGACTGGAGGATTCAAGGCCCTTACGCCTCCATTGACTATTGTGCGCAAGACGTTGGATGAGAACCAAAACCCCAACGATTACTTACCATCTGTGATGACCTGTGTCAACTATCTGAAGTTGCCCGACTACTCCAGTCGCGAGGTGATGAGGCAGAAGCTTAAAGTGGCCGCTAACGAGGGCAGCATGTCTTTCCACCTCTCATAA